From bacterium:
ATCAACCACGACGACTACGCCGCCTACGGGGACAGCCCCGGTGGTACTCGCTCAGGGCCCGCGGACGGTCGCGCCCCCGCACAGGCCGGTGGCCGCGGTCGCTGGCCCGATGACTCACGGCGGCCACGTGTTGCCGTTTACAGGGGCGAACCTGTGGCTTCCGTTTATGGCCGGCGCGCTCTTGATCTGGACCGGTGTCTGCCTGCGGTTCCTCCGGAAGCGCGTCCTCGGACCGGGTGCGGTCGCGCCCGACGATGACTCGCAGTCGCCGCTTCCAAGCTAGCCTCCTCGGCGTCCTCTCCGTCGCCTGTGTGCTCGCAGGCATTACCCTTGTTTTCTTGCCCGGCGTCTGGACGGTCACGACGGGGTTGGGGGCCGGGAGCGCTCAGATCAACGCCCTCGCCGCATGGGACAAGGACACCGGGACTGAGCGCACGTCTCCGGCGGACGCGCTCGTGATCAGCATCCCGCGCCTCGGTGTGCGGCGGTACGTGCCTGATGGGGCGACGCCAGACCATCTGCGCCGCTATGGCGTGGGCCGGATTTCCTGGACGGGGTGGCCCGATCGCCCGGGTCTCGTGGGCATCGCGGGACACCGCACCACGTACGGCGCTCCATTCTTCTGGATCAACAGGCTGCAGCCTGGAGACTCGATCGAACTCGACTACCACGGTCGGCGTTACGCGTACCACGTGGTCCGGCAGGAGACTGTCACGCCCGACCGGGCGGATGTGCTCGACCCCGACATGCTTCAGCACCAGGTTGCGCTCGTGTCGTGCACGCCGTGGTACAGCGCCGCATATCGCCTCGTGGTGTTCGCGGACCTCGCCGACGTCACGGCCCTTGCTCCTGCCCATGCCGGGCGGTGACGACGCCGGGGAGACCGTACCGGTTTCTCCGGCACACCAGGACGATTCGACCGATCCTGCACGGGTAACGTTTCTGGCTGCGGCGCTTGACGACGAGGTCGTGCTCCTCGACCTCGTCCGGGGACAACTCGTGTTGCTGGATCCCGCCGCGGCGCGGGTCTGGCGGGCGTGTGACATCCCCGCGACGTCGTTCTCAGGGTCGGCCGGCCGGCGCGCGGCCGGAATCCTGCGCCGTCTCGCCAACGCCCGTGCGGTCGTTCGTCACGGCGACCGGTGGGCGTGCGCGCCCGTGCGGTGGGTGTGACGGCCCCGGTCCACCTCACGCTCGGCGACTGGGGCGTTCAGATCTCTGGTCCGGAGTCGGCGGCAACGACGCTCGCCACCGTGCTCGCGGGATTGCGCGTGTACGGCGAGACGCCCGCGGCGTTCGAAATCGCCATCTCGCCCGACCTGGGGTCCGCGACCGGCAGCGTTGAGATGCGCCCCCTCTGGACGATCGCGTTGCCCTCCTCCGGCTGGCTTGGGACCCTCGTGGGGCACACGATCGCCACGCTGGCGACATTGCTCACGCGGCTCCTGTTCGTCCACGCGGGAGCTGTCTCCGTGGACGGGCGGGGATGCGTTGTGATCGGCGAAAGCGGCGCGGGAAAAACGTCGCTCATTGCGTCGCTCACACGCCTCGGGGCGCGCTACGTCTCGGACGATCTGGCGCTGCTCGATCCGGGGGCGGGAACGATCGTGCCGGTTACGGTTCCACTCGCGGTAAAGGTGTGGACCGCTCGCGCCGCAGGGACGCTGCCGCCCGGCCGCGAGGTGGCGTCCGAGGGAGGCACCCGCTACTGGCTGCCGGACGCCGTCGCCGCCGGTCCGGTTCCGGCGGCAGAGTTCGTGTTTCTGCGGCCTGGGGGGCGGGTGCCCCGCACCCGCGCGCTGACGCGCGCCGGCGCGTTGCTCGCCCTGGCTCGACACACCTCATCGTTTGCCCACCGTCACCGGGTGGAGGACGCGTTTATCGGCTTCGCAAGAATCCTCACGGCCGCGCAGTGCCTTGCGGTCGAGAGCCGCAGCCCCGCGGCGTTTGCGCCCGCGATGTTGGCGCGCCTGCGCGCCGCCTCCCCGCAGGGGCACTGAAGACCGCCCGCGCTACGCGTCGCGTTCCCAGCGCGGGCCGGACGCGGCCTGTACGATCCGGCCCCACGCCGGAAACTGTTCGTGCGAGAACACGAGCAGCGTCGGGCGTCCGGCCACGGCGGCGATGATCCGTTCGCGCGAGGCGCGCAGCGCCGCGGCGTCGCGGTTGGGCGGCACCCAGTCGATGCGTGCGACCTCGCACGGATGATGGAACAGGTCCCCGAGATAGTAGAACTCCTTCCCCGCGGCTCTCAACCGCACCGCGAGGTGGCCGGGTGTCTCGCCCGGGGTCGGCACGAGCGTGACCCCCGGGACGATCTCGTGCTCGCCGTCGATCGGGTCGAGGAGGCCGAGCCGCTCGATCAGCCCGAGGCGCGTCACGTGGTCCGATGCCGGGTCGCGGCGCGCCGGATTGCCGTCCCAATCCTGACGGCCGATGAGGTGGCGGGCGCGAGGAAAGCGGGGCACCAGTCCGCCAGCGCGTTCGGCGGCGACCCCCGCGAAGTGGTCGGCATGCGCGTGTGTGATCACGACGTGCGAGACTTCGTCGGGCCGTTCCCCGATGCGCTCCAGCGCCGCCGCGAGGCCCGGCGACCGCGTGAGGCCGGGCCACTTTGCGGCGAACTCGCGCTGCCACGCGGACGCGGGATCGTCCAACCCGGGGTCCAGCACGATCGACGCGTCGCCCACGCGCAGGTGCGCCGCGATCAGCCCGAGTCTGACCTTGCCCTCCGCGTCCGCGTCCGGCATCGCACGGCGGCGTTCCTCATCGGAGATCGAGAACCGCGGCGTCCACACGAGCGTGCCCTCGGAGACGACGGTGACGACCGCGTCCCCCACGCGGCGCGACGCCACGAACTCTGTCACAGGCAGACCTCCTCCCGCGCGCCGGTGTTACGCGTATACGTCGTCCCGCTCGATCCCCGAACCCGGCCGCAGCAACTGATACAGGATGATTGCGCCGAGCGCGCCGAGGCCTAGGTTGTTGATCTCAAACGCGCCCGCCTTGATGTCGGCGCCGCTCGCGGCCAGGATCAACGGGATCGCCGCGGTCGCGAGATTCGCCCGGTTCGAGAAATCCACGCGGCCGTCCACCCAGATCTTGCCGCCGATCGCCGCGATCAACCCGAACAGATAGAGCTCGATGCCGCCGAGGACGCTCAATGGGATGCTGCCCACGAGGCCGCCAAATTTCGGGATGAACCCGAGGAGGATCGCGACGACCGCCGCGGTCGCGTACACGGAGATCGAGAACACCCGCGTGACGCCCATGACGCCGATGTTCTCAGCGTAGGTCGTCTCGCCGGTGCCTCCAAACAGCGCGCTCAACATCGTGCCGAGTCCGTCGCCCATGAACGCGCGGCCGAGAAAGCCGCTCAGATCCCGCTTCATCAGGCCGCTGATCGCGTACACGTGGCCGGTGTTCTCCGCGATCAGCAGAATCGGGACGAACCAGAACAGGCTGAGCGCCTTCCAGGTGAACTGCGGCGGGAAGCTCAACTTCGGATGGCCGAGCCAGGGTGCGCCGCTGACGAGCTGCCAGTTGACGTGGCAGCCGGCCGCGGCCGCCGCGCACGCGGGATCGAGCAGCGCCACCACGTAGCCGACGACGATCCCGATCAAGATCGGCAGGAGGCGGAGGAATCCCCGCAGGTAGACGCTCGCGAGCACCGCGGCCAGAATGGTCACCGTGGCCGTGACGAGGTCCTTCGAATAGCTCCCCCAGGCGACCGGGGCGAGAGCCAAACCGATGACCGCGACCACGGCGCCGGTCACGACGGGCGGCATGAAGGCCCGGATGATCCGGGTGCCGGCCCGGTGGACCACGAACCCGGCGACGAAGTAGA
This genomic window contains:
- a CDS encoding class E sortase — translated: MTRSRRFQASLLGVLSVACVLAGITLVFLPGVWTVTTGLGAGSAQINALAAWDKDTGTERTSPADALVISIPRLGVRRYVPDGATPDHLRRYGVGRISWTGWPDRPGLVGIAGHRTTYGAPFFWINRLQPGDSIELDYHGRRYAYHVVRQETVTPDRADVLDPDMLQHQVALVSCTPWYSAAYRLVVFADLADVTALAPAHAGR
- a CDS encoding solute carrier family 23 protein, with product MAASTAAQEPIYYPEDRLPWGQTALMGIQHVMAMFGATVVVPLILGFNVNTVLLFSGIATLLFLAITGGKVPSYLGSSFSFIGSVLAIQGGAGHNQPLAFAGIFIAGALYFVAGFVVHRAGTRIIRAFMPPVVTGAVVAVIGLALAPVAWGSYSKDLVTATVTILAAVLASVYLRGFLRLLPILIGIVVGYVVALLDPACAAAAAGCHVNWQLVSGAPWLGHPKLSFPPQFTWKALSLFWFVPILLIAENTGHVYAISGLMKRDLSGFLGRAFMGDGLGTMLSALFGGTGETTYAENIGVMGVTRVFSISVYATAAVVAILLGFIPKFGGLVGSIPLSVLGGIELYLFGLIAAIGGKIWVDGRVDFSNRANLATAAIPLILAASGADIKAGAFEINNLGLGALGAIILYQLLRPGSGIERDDVYA
- a CDS encoding MBL fold metallo-hydrolase: MTEFVASRRVGDAVVTVVSEGTLVWTPRFSISDEERRRAMPDADAEGKVRLGLIAAHLRVGDASIVLDPGLDDPASAWQREFAAKWPGLTRSPGLAAALERIGERPDEVSHVVITHAHADHFAGVAAERAGGLVPRFPRARHLIGRQDWDGNPARRDPASDHVTRLGLIERLGLLDPIDGEHEIVPGVTLVPTPGETPGHLAVRLRAAGKEFYYLGDLFHHPCEVARIDWVPPNRDAAALRASRERIIAAVAGRPTLLVFSHEQFPAWGRIVQAASGPRWERDA